A window of Mucilaginibacter paludis DSM 18603 contains these coding sequences:
- a CDS encoding HAMP domain-containing sensor histidine kinase: MSIKNKLRMGIGFLFLMALLCSGLAAYYLNRLSFDSKAILKDNYRSLVYSKNIGQALDNQPVPNTAQLQVIEKNLAAEQGNITEVGEQAYADSLRMNFERLKAALGNPVEVNKVKLKLKPLLYDITQVNMTAIERKNRTAENTANNAAIIVALMGSFCFLVAFSFMVNFPGYIANPVKELTAGIKEIADKNYQKRLEFESDDEFRDLAEAFNQMARKLNDYENSNLASIMFEKKRIEAIINSMQDAVVGLDDKMTIVFANQVACTLIGQTEDKLIGHHGPDVALENDLLRNMLVTDQHKMKIYADNKESFFNKETVDVVNDGTTIGKVIILKNITEFQQLDEAKTNFIATISHELKTPISSIKMSLKLLEDARIGDVNSEQRQLLQNIDDDTRRLLQITGELLDLAQVETGKINLNFGNTHPQNIVNYAVQAVKFIADQKQITIKINCPDSLPDVQADLDKTTWVLINLLSNAVKYSASKSTIELTVKRHKDMLEFSVKDYGQGIDARYLSRIFERYFKVPGAGLDKTGTGLGLAIAKDFIEAQGGKIGVESQEGEGSRFFYTLKVV; this comes from the coding sequence ATGAGCATTAAAAATAAACTTCGCATGGGCATAGGCTTTCTGTTTTTGATGGCCCTGTTATGCTCCGGACTGGCCGCTTATTATTTAAACCGCCTGTCGTTCGATTCAAAAGCTATTCTGAAAGATAATTACCGGTCGCTGGTGTATTCCAAAAACATAGGCCAGGCGCTGGATAACCAGCCGGTACCCAACACGGCGCAGCTGCAGGTGATTGAAAAGAACCTGGCCGCCGAGCAGGGCAATATTACAGAAGTTGGCGAACAGGCTTATGCAGATTCGTTACGCATGAATTTTGAACGCTTAAAAGCTGCCCTGGGCAACCCTGTCGAAGTGAATAAAGTGAAGCTTAAACTCAAGCCCCTGCTTTATGATATTACCCAGGTTAACATGACGGCCATTGAGCGCAAAAACCGCACTGCCGAAAATACTGCCAATAACGCTGCTATTATTGTGGCGCTGATGGGCTCCTTTTGCTTTTTAGTGGCCTTTAGCTTTATGGTTAATTTTCCGGGCTATATTGCTAATCCGGTAAAAGAGCTAACGGCGGGGATTAAAGAGATTGCTGATAAAAATTACCAGAAACGTTTGGAGTTTGAGTCGGACGATGAGTTTCGCGACCTGGCCGAGGCCTTTAATCAGATGGCCCGCAAGCTGAACGATTACGAGAACAGCAACTTAGCCAGCATTATGTTTGAGAAGAAACGCATTGAGGCCATCATCAACTCGATGCAGGATGCCGTTGTTGGTTTGGATGATAAAATGACCATTGTATTTGCTAACCAGGTAGCTTGTACCCTGATAGGCCAAACCGAAGATAAACTGATAGGTCACCACGGCCCTGATGTGGCTTTGGAGAATGATTTATTGCGCAATATGCTGGTGACCGATCAGCATAAAATGAAAATTTACGCCGATAACAAAGAGAGCTTTTTTAATAAGGAAACCGTTGATGTGGTTAACGATGGCACCACCATTGGCAAGGTAATCATCCTGAAAAACATTACGGAGTTTCAGCAATTGGACGAGGCTAAAACCAACTTTATCGCCACCATATCGCACGAGCTCAAAACGCCTATCTCATCCATTAAAATGAGTTTAAAATTGCTGGAGGATGCCCGTATTGGGGATGTGAACTCCGAGCAAAGGCAATTGCTGCAAAATATTGACGACGATACCCGCCGCCTGCTGCAAATAACCGGCGAACTGCTCGACCTGGCGCAGGTTGAAACCGGGAAGATCAATCTTAACTTTGGCAACACGCACCCGCAAAATATTGTAAACTACGCCGTACAGGCCGTAAAATTTATAGCCGACCAGAAACAGATCACCATCAAAATTAATTGCCCCGATAGTTTGCCCGATGTACAGGCCGATCTGGATAAAACCACCTGGGTACTCATCAACCTGCTCAGTAACGCGGTAAAATACAGCGCATCCAAATCAACCATTGAGCTTACGGTAAAAAGGCACAAGGACATGCTTGAATTTTCGGTGAAGGATTATGGCCAGGGGATTGACGCCCGCTACCTGTCGCGCATATTTGAGCGCTACTTTAAAGTACCCGGCGCAGGCCTCGATAAAACCGGAACCGGCCTTGGCCTGGCCATCGCCAAAGATTTTATTGAAGCCCAGGGCGGCAAAATAGGAGTTGAGAGCCAGGAAGGGGAAGGTAGCAGGTTTTTTTATACCTTGAAGGTGGTGTAG
- the kdpB gene encoding potassium-transporting ATPase subunit KdpB, whose amino-acid sequence MKTQNKLFQGEQVSDALKQSFIKLDPRILIKNPVMFTVEIGTVVMLIVSIFSFANKGQGSFGYNLTVFIVLLLTVLFANFAEAIAEARGKAQAESLRKTREETPARVIVNGKEQRVMSSQLKKGDVFICETGDNIPTDGEIIEGIATIDESAITGESAPVIRESGGDKSSVTGGTKVLSDRIKVMVTTQPGESFLDKMIALVEGASRQKTPNEIALTILLAGFTLIFVIVCITLKPFADYANTPITIAAFISLFVCLIPTTIGGLLSAIGIAGMDRALRANVITKSGKAVETAGDLDTLLLDKTGTITIGNRKATNFYPADGVNEDVFARACVLSSLADETPEGKSIVELAEQTKNMLAVKAPAGSVFIKFTAETRSSGLDTPDGLRIRKGAFDSIRNIALKAGHIFPSEVEKQVKLIASNGGTPLVVSENEEILGVIELQDIIKPGIAERFERLRKMGVKTVMVTGDNPLTAKFIAEKAGVDDFIAEAKPEDKMNYIKAEQQGGKLVAMMGDGTNDAPALAQADVGVAMNSGTQAAKEAGNMVDLDNDPTKLIEIVEIGKQLLMTRGTLTTFSIANDVAKYFAIVPALFMVSIPALKALNIMQLHSPESAILSAVIFNAIIIPMLIPLALRGVEYKPIGASALLRRNLFIYGFGGILIPFIGIKLIDLLVAIFI is encoded by the coding sequence ATGAAAACTCAAAATAAATTATTCCAGGGCGAGCAGGTGAGTGATGCTTTAAAGCAATCGTTCATTAAACTTGATCCACGTATATTAATTAAAAACCCGGTGATGTTCACCGTGGAAATAGGCACCGTGGTGATGCTGATTGTGAGCATCTTCTCGTTTGCCAACAAAGGCCAGGGAAGCTTTGGTTACAACCTTACCGTTTTTATTGTACTGTTGTTAACCGTTTTGTTTGCCAATTTTGCAGAGGCTATTGCCGAAGCACGTGGCAAGGCCCAGGCCGAAAGCCTGCGCAAAACCCGCGAAGAAACACCTGCCCGGGTTATTGTTAACGGTAAAGAACAAAGGGTAATGTCGTCGCAATTAAAAAAGGGCGATGTATTTATCTGCGAAACCGGAGATAATATCCCTACCGATGGCGAAATTATTGAAGGGATAGCCACCATTGATGAGTCGGCCATTACAGGCGAATCTGCCCCGGTTATCCGGGAGTCGGGCGGCGATAAATCATCCGTTACTGGTGGTACCAAAGTACTGTCGGACAGGATTAAGGTGATGGTAACCACCCAGCCCGGCGAAAGCTTTTTAGATAAGATGATTGCTTTGGTTGAAGGTGCATCGCGCCAAAAAACACCTAACGAAATTGCTTTAACCATTTTACTGGCCGGCTTTACCCTGATATTTGTTATTGTATGTATCACGCTTAAACCCTTTGCCGACTATGCTAACACTCCGATTACCATAGCGGCCTTTATTTCACTGTTTGTTTGTTTGATCCCTACTACCATCGGTGGCCTTTTATCGGCCATCGGTATAGCGGGGATGGATAGGGCGCTGCGTGCCAACGTAATTACCAAATCGGGCAAAGCGGTTGAAACTGCCGGCGATTTAGATACCCTGTTGTTAGATAAAACAGGCACCATTACTATAGGTAACCGTAAAGCCACCAACTTTTACCCCGCCGATGGCGTTAACGAGGATGTGTTTGCCCGTGCCTGCGTACTAAGCTCGCTGGCCGACGAAACTCCCGAAGGTAAATCAATTGTGGAACTGGCCGAGCAAACCAAAAATATGCTGGCTGTGAAAGCACCTGCCGGTTCGGTATTTATTAAGTTTACTGCCGAAACCCGCTCGAGCGGATTGGATACTCCCGATGGCTTGCGCATCCGTAAAGGCGCGTTTGATTCGATCCGTAACATCGCTTTAAAGGCTGGGCACATCTTCCCGTCGGAAGTTGAAAAACAGGTAAAGCTGATAGCCTCTAACGGTGGTACACCGCTGGTAGTATCTGAAAATGAAGAGATACTGGGCGTAATTGAGTTACAGGATATTATTAAACCCGGCATTGCCGAACGTTTTGAGCGCTTACGCAAGATGGGTGTAAAAACCGTGATGGTTACCGGTGATAACCCCCTTACAGCTAAATTTATAGCCGAAAAAGCCGGTGTTGACGATTTTATTGCCGAGGCTAAGCCCGAAGATAAAATGAACTACATTAAAGCCGAGCAACAAGGCGGCAAGCTGGTTGCCATGATGGGTGATGGTACAAACGATGCGCCCGCCCTGGCCCAGGCTGATGTAGGCGTGGCCATGAACAGCGGTACACAGGCCGCCAAAGAAGCCGGTAACATGGTGGATTTGGATAACGACCCTACCAAGCTGATTGAAATTGTGGAAATAGGCAAGCAGTTGTTAATGACCCGCGGTACGCTAACCACCTTCTCGATAGCGAACGATGTGGCCAAGTACTTCGCCATCGTTCCGGCGCTGTTTATGGTATCTATCCCGGCTTTAAAGGCTTTAAACATTATGCAGCTGCACAGCCCCGAGTCGGCCATATTGTCGGCAGTAATTTTTAACGCCATCATTATACCGATGCTTATCCCGCTGGCATTACGCGGTGTGGAATATAAACCGATAGGTGCCAGTGCTTTATTAAGGCGCAACCTGTTTATTTACGGTTTCGGCGGTATATTGATACCCTTTATAGGTATTAAACTGATTGATTTACTGGTAGCTATATTTATATGA
- the sppA gene encoding signal peptide peptidase SppA: MKQFFKFVFATIIGIIISSFLLVIILIGIVSVATSGDKSTEVASNSVLRIALSSSIAERTPDNPLAELGFLGLNGDKAIGLNDILANIRKAKTDSNIKGIFLDESSMASGQATTEEIRNALIDFKKSGKFIIAYSEIYSQSFYYLASVADKVYMNPKGIFEFHGFSSQITFFKGALDKLGIDMQIIKVGTYKSAVEPFFLDKMSDANRMQVNAYLGSLYDHFLTGISASRKINKDSLANIANNLLIQNPEDAVKYKLLDGLKYKDELLDELKDRTGVSKKKDIKSVNIGEYTKAGTDNDADTTNLDSRIAIVYASGEIAGGNGDDNSIGSEKVSAALRKVRLNDKIKAVVLRVNSPGGSSLASDVIWREVLLTKKAKPVIVSMGDYAASGGYYIACAADSIYAEPNTITGSIGIFAMLPNMQKFFNDKLGLTFDGVKTGKFADLGDVSRPLTPEERMILQAQVNRGYDTFTKAVADGRHKTQAYINSIGQGRVWTGSQAIKIGLVDKLGNINDAIRSAAKMAKLKDYSVVAYPEQTSKFKSLGRAFGAETRVYMLKSELGENYKYYNQVKAASQMSGIQMLMPYEVVVR; the protein is encoded by the coding sequence ATGAAACAATTCTTCAAATTTGTTTTTGCCACCATCATCGGCATTATTATTTCTTCGTTCCTCCTGGTGATCATCTTAATCGGAATTGTTTCGGTAGCTACCAGTGGCGATAAAAGTACCGAAGTGGCATCCAACTCGGTATTGCGCATCGCCCTCTCCAGCTCCATCGCCGAGCGCACGCCGGATAACCCCTTGGCCGAACTGGGTTTTTTAGGTTTAAATGGAGATAAAGCCATCGGACTGAATGATATTTTAGCCAACATCCGCAAAGCAAAAACTGATAGTAACATTAAAGGTATTTTTTTAGACGAGAGCAGCATGGCATCGGGCCAGGCCACTACCGAGGAGATCCGCAATGCGCTGATCGACTTTAAAAAATCGGGCAAATTCATCATCGCCTACTCCGAAATATACAGCCAGAGCTTTTATTACTTAGCCTCCGTTGCCGATAAGGTGTACATGAACCCTAAAGGTATTTTTGAGTTTCACGGCTTTAGCTCGCAAATCACCTTTTTTAAAGGCGCACTGGATAAGCTGGGTATTGATATGCAGATCATCAAGGTGGGCACTTATAAAAGCGCGGTTGAGCCCTTCTTTTTAGATAAAATGAGCGATGCCAACCGTATGCAGGTGAATGCCTACCTGGGCTCGTTATATGATCATTTCCTGACGGGGATTAGCGCCAGCCGCAAAATCAACAAGGATTCGCTGGCCAACATTGCCAATAACTTACTGATACAAAACCCCGAAGATGCGGTAAAATACAAACTGCTCGACGGCCTGAAATATAAGGACGAATTGCTTGACGAACTGAAAGACCGCACCGGCGTTAGTAAAAAGAAAGACATTAAATCGGTTAACATAGGCGAGTATACCAAGGCCGGTACCGATAACGATGCCGATACCACCAATCTGGATAGCCGCATAGCCATTGTATATGCCTCGGGCGAAATTGCGGGCGGCAATGGCGATGATAACAGCATCGGATCTGAAAAAGTGTCGGCCGCCTTGCGCAAGGTGCGCCTGAACGATAAAATAAAAGCGGTAGTACTGCGTGTCAATTCGCCGGGGGGCAGCTCGCTGGCATCCGACGTAATTTGGCGCGAGGTATTGCTCACCAAAAAAGCAAAACCGGTAATTGTTTCCATGGGCGATTACGCTGCATCGGGCGGGTACTACATTGCCTGCGCTGCCGATTCCATTTACGCCGAACCTAATACCATTACCGGCTCCATTGGTATTTTTGCCATGCTGCCCAACATGCAAAAGTTTTTTAACGATAAGCTGGGCCTCACCTTTGACGGCGTTAAAACCGGCAAATTTGCCGACCTGGGCGATGTATCGCGCCCGCTTACTCCCGAAGAAAGGATGATACTACAGGCACAGGTTAACCGCGGCTACGATACCTTTACCAAAGCCGTTGCCGATGGCCGCCATAAAACACAGGCCTACATTAACAGCATTGGCCAGGGCCGCGTATGGACAGGCAGCCAGGCCATTAAAATTGGACTGGTTGATAAGCTGGGCAACATTAACGACGCCATCCGCTCGGCGGCAAAAATGGCTAAACTAAAGGATTACAGCGTAGTAGCCTACCCCGAGCAAACCAGCAAATTTAAAAGCCTGGGCCGCGCCTTTGGTGCCGAAACCCGTGTTTACATGCTTAAATCGGAACTGGGCGAAAACTATAAATATTATAACCAGGTTAAGGCAGCATCGCAAATGAGCGGCATACAAATGCTGATGCCGTATGAGGTGGTGGTGAGATAA
- a CDS encoding signal transduction histidine kinase — MEKEESVQHFLELIKKSRRGKFKIYIGMSAGVGKTYRMLLEAQALLRNGIDVKIGYIETHNRKETLAQLEGLPLIPRRHLFYKGKDLEEMDLQAIINLRPEVVIVDELAHTNIEGSKNDKRWQDVVDILNAGINVISAVNIQHIESLNEDIEKITGTAIRERIPDSVLQLADEVVNIDLTADELIDRLKEGKIYDEKKVPLALGNFFQTERILQLRELALKEVAHLLERKIDIEIPKTIKLRPELLLACISTNEASAKIIIRKTARLASYYRSKWFVMYVQTDTESSDKIRLSSQRYLINNFKLATELGAEVIKVKSNNVAKAIWETAEKYEITTICIGKPHFKFYQLVIKTAVFTQLLNKLSKSDVDLVILS; from the coding sequence ATGGAAAAGGAAGAATCGGTTCAGCACTTTCTCGAGCTGATCAAAAAATCAAGGCGCGGGAAGTTTAAGATCTACATTGGCATGAGTGCCGGCGTGGGTAAAACTTACCGGATGCTGCTGGAGGCGCAGGCACTGCTGCGCAACGGCATTGATGTAAAGATTGGCTATATTGAAACGCATAACCGTAAAGAAACCCTGGCGCAGTTAGAGGGGCTGCCGCTCATCCCCCGCAGGCACTTGTTTTACAAGGGCAAGGACCTGGAGGAGATGGACCTGCAAGCCATCATTAACCTGCGCCCCGAAGTAGTGATTGTTGATGAACTGGCCCATACCAATATCGAGGGCAGCAAAAACGATAAACGCTGGCAGGATGTGGTGGATATTTTAAACGCCGGTATCAACGTGATCAGCGCGGTAAACATTCAGCACATCGAGAGCCTGAACGAGGATATTGAGAAAATTACCGGCACCGCCATCCGCGAGCGCATCCCGGATAGTGTGTTGCAGCTGGCCGACGAGGTGGTGAACATCGATTTAACGGCTGATGAGTTGATTGACCGTCTGAAGGAAGGCAAGATATACGATGAAAAGAAGGTGCCTCTGGCGCTGGGCAATTTTTTCCAAACCGAGCGCATTTTGCAGCTGCGCGAGCTGGCCCTTAAAGAGGTGGCCCACCTGCTGGAGCGGAAAATTGATATTGAGATCCCTAAAACCATTAAGTTGCGGCCCGAGTTACTTTTGGCCTGCATTAGCACCAACGAGGCTTCGGCTAAAATCATTATCCGCAAAACGGCCAGGCTGGCATCGTACTACCGATCCAAATGGTTTGTGATGTATGTACAAACCGATACCGAAAGCAGTGATAAAATCAGGCTCTCGTCGCAACGATATCTGATCAATAACTTTAAATTAGCCACCGAATTGGGGGCCGAGGTAATTAAAGTAAAAAGCAACAATGTGGCTAAAGCCATCTGGGAAACTGCCGAGAAATACGAAATTACAACCATTTGCATTGGCAAGCCCCATTTTAAATTTTACCAGCTGGTTATTAAAACGGCTGTTTTTACGCAACTGCTCAATAAATTGAGTAAATCGGATGTTGACCTTGTTATACTATCATAA
- the folK gene encoding 2-amino-4-hydroxy-6-hydroxymethyldihydropteridine diphosphokinase, protein MIKVFLLLGSNMGNRQLFLENAISQIETLVGPVIRQSAVHQTLAWGKTDEPDYLNQVLLVETAMPARQLLQTILGIEKQLGRERKEKWGSRTIDIDILFYGNEVINEPDLVVPHPQLHNRKFTLAPLAEIAPGYIHPVLLQSIAQLNEAMA, encoded by the coding sequence ATGATTAAGGTTTTTTTGCTGTTGGGAAGTAACATGGGCAACCGCCAATTGTTTTTGGAAAACGCCATCAGCCAGATTGAAACGCTGGTAGGCCCGGTTATACGGCAATCGGCCGTACACCAAACCCTGGCCTGGGGCAAAACCGACGAGCCCGATTACCTGAACCAGGTACTCCTTGTTGAAACCGCCATGCCAGCCCGGCAACTGCTGCAAACCATCCTGGGCATCGAAAAACAACTGGGCCGCGAGCGTAAAGAAAAATGGGGATCGCGCACTATCGACATCGATATTTTATTTTACGGCAACGAGGTAATTAACGAGCCCGACCTGGTGGTGCCCCACCCACAACTCCATAACCGTAAGTTTACCCTTGCGCCCCTGGCCGAAATAGCCCCCGGCTATATACACCCCGTTTTGCTGCAAAGCATTGCGCAGTTAAATGAAGCGATGGCGTAG
- a CDS encoding K(+)-transporting ATPase subunit C: MKTYLLPSLKITVILLVILAGLYPLAIAAVGKLTPGGGDGVTVSLHGKVVGYANVGQKFTKDEYFWSRPSAVDYHADGSGGSNKGPSNPDYLKDVEGRIQNFLKHNPGVTRAQIPAELVTASGSGLDPDLSPAGAKVQAARVAKARNLSTDKVLALVDEHTEQPLLGLFGPAKVNVLKLNIALDSMGK, from the coding sequence ATGAAAACATATCTGTTGCCTTCCTTAAAAATAACAGTGATCCTGTTGGTTATACTGGCTGGCTTATATCCTTTAGCCATTGCTGCCGTTGGTAAATTAACCCCCGGTGGTGGTGATGGTGTTACCGTAAGTTTACACGGCAAAGTAGTTGGCTACGCTAATGTGGGCCAAAAGTTTACTAAAGACGAGTATTTTTGGTCGCGCCCTTCGGCGGTTGATTACCATGCCGATGGTTCGGGCGGCTCAAACAAAGGCCCCTCAAACCCCGATTATCTTAAGGATGTTGAGGGCCGTATCCAAAACTTTTTAAAACATAACCCTGGTGTAACCCGCGCCCAGATCCCCGCCGAACTGGTAACCGCATCAGGCAGCGGGCTTGATCCTGACCTGTCGCCCGCAGGCGCCAAAGTTCAGGCCGCCCGTGTTGCCAAAGCCCGTAACTTAAGCACCGATAAAGTGTTAGCTTTGGTTGATGAGCATACCGAGCAACCCCTGCTGGGCCTGTTCGGCCCCGCCAAGGTAAACGTGCTGAAGCTGAACATCGCGCTGGATAGCATGGGTAAATAA
- a CDS encoding BlaI/MecI/CopY family transcriptional regulator: MQTIKELTKAEEQVMRILWQLNEAMVKDVVEQMPHPKPAYNTVSTVIRVLEGKGFINHKAYSNSYVYFPAIGEEDYKKFAVDKIMTNYFSNSYQSLVSFLVNEQKLDVNQLEELTKLAENLKNKKP; this comes from the coding sequence ATGCAAACAATCAAAGAACTAACCAAAGCCGAAGAACAGGTGATGCGCATCCTGTGGCAGCTCAATGAAGCCATGGTGAAAGATGTGGTGGAGCAAATGCCCCATCCTAAGCCAGCCTATAATACCGTATCAACCGTTATCCGGGTGCTGGAGGGGAAGGGCTTTATCAACCATAAAGCCTACAGCAACTCCTACGTGTACTTCCCCGCCATTGGCGAAGAAGATTACAAAAAATTTGCCGTAGATAAAATCATGACCAATTACTTCAGCAACTCGTACCAAAGCCTGGTATCCTTCCTGGTGAACGAGCAAAAGCTTGATGTTAACCAACTGGAAGAACTAACCAAACTGGCCGAAAACCTTAAAAACAAAAAGCCATGA
- the kdpA gene encoding potassium-transporting ATPase subunit KdpA codes for MNTELSGVILTYLLTLIIAVPLGLYMAKVFKGEKTWLDFMAPVERLIFRLSGIDAQREMNWKQHLYAMLTVNAVWLFYAFFCLLYQSHLPLNPDANPSQTPDLAFNTAISFLVNCNLQDYSGESGATYFTQHFVFMFLHFASAATGIAALVALFRGLKDKVTDKLGNFWDNFVKTITRILLPFSILIAIILAFNGMPTSYQGKDTLIGMQGDTIHVSRGPVAAMVAIKHLGTNGGGWFGANSAHPLENPNYLTNTVELVAQLIIPIGLVFALGFYLNKKKFAYVMFGVMTIGMLCLMIPTLNAEVNGNPAIAHMGISQPTGAMEGKEVRFGPLNSAYWSVMTTITSTGSVNSMHDSAMPVSGFSMMMGMMVNCFYGGVGVGFLNFYIFIIIAIFISGLMVGRTPEFFGRKIEAREMKIASLIALLHPFIILVGTAISSYVLVHFPNADWAVKPSAWLNNPGSHGFSEMLYQYSSCAANNGSGFEGLGDNNIFWNVSAGFVMILGRFLPIIGPVAIAGILANKKFVPESAGTLKSDTSTFGVMVFAVIVIIAALSFFPALALGPIAEHFSLK; via the coding sequence ATGAACACCGAACTTTCAGGGGTAATACTCACTTACCTGCTCACGCTCATCATTGCCGTACCGCTTGGCTTGTATATGGCCAAGGTTTTTAAGGGCGAAAAAACATGGCTTGATTTTATGGCTCCTGTTGAGCGCTTGATCTTCCGCTTGAGCGGGATTGATGCTCAGCGCGAAATGAACTGGAAACAGCATTTATACGCCATGCTTACCGTTAACGCAGTGTGGCTGTTTTACGCTTTCTTTTGCTTACTGTACCAGTCGCACTTGCCGTTAAACCCGGATGCCAACCCCAGCCAAACGCCCGATTTAGCCTTTAACACGGCCATTAGCTTTTTGGTAAACTGTAACCTGCAGGATTACTCGGGCGAGAGCGGTGCCACTTACTTTACACAGCATTTTGTGTTTATGTTTTTGCACTTTGCATCGGCCGCAACTGGTATAGCTGCCTTGGTTGCCCTGTTTAGAGGGTTAAAGGATAAGGTAACCGATAAGCTGGGTAACTTTTGGGATAACTTTGTTAAAACGATAACCCGTATACTATTACCTTTTTCTATCCTGATTGCCATTATCCTGGCTTTTAACGGTATGCCAACCAGCTACCAGGGTAAAGATACGCTGATAGGCATGCAGGGCGATACCATCCACGTATCGCGCGGACCGGTTGCTGCCATGGTTGCCATTAAGCACTTAGGTACCAATGGCGGCGGATGGTTTGGAGCCAACTCGGCCCACCCGCTGGAAAACCCTAACTATTTAACCAATACGGTTGAGCTTGTAGCTCAGCTGATTATACCGATAGGTTTGGTATTTGCCTTAGGCTTTTATTTAAATAAAAAGAAGTTTGCTTACGTGATGTTTGGCGTGATGACCATTGGGATGCTTTGCCTGATGATACCCACCCTTAACGCCGAGGTAAACGGTAACCCGGCCATTGCCCACATGGGTATTAGCCAGCCTACCGGAGCCATGGAAGGTAAGGAAGTGCGCTTTGGGCCTTTAAACTCGGCCTACTGGAGCGTGATGACTACCATAACCTCTACCGGATCGGTTAACTCGATGCATGATAGTGCTATGCCGGTTTCGGGCTTCAGCATGATGATGGGCATGATGGTGAACTGCTTTTATGGTGGTGTGGGTGTAGGCTTTTTAAACTTTTACATTTTTATCATCATCGCCATATTTATTTCGGGATTGATGGTTGGGCGTACGCCGGAGTTTTTTGGCCGAAAGATAGAGGCTCGCGAAATGAAGATCGCTTCGCTGATTGCCCTGCTGCACCCCTTTATTATCCTGGTGGGTACCGCCATATCATCTTATGTGCTGGTACACTTCCCCAATGCCGATTGGGCCGTTAAGCCTTCGGCATGGTTAAACAACCCGGGCAGCCACGGTTTCTCCGAAATGTTGTACCAATACTCATCGTGCGCAGCCAACAATGGTTCGGGCTTTGAGGGCCTGGGCGATAACAATATTTTTTGGAACGTAAGCGCCGGTTTTGTGATGATACTGGGCAGGTTTTTACCCATTATTGGTCCGGTAGCTATAGCAGGTATACTGGCTAACAAAAAATTTGTGCCCGAGAGTGCCGGTACCTTAAAAAGCGATACCTCCACATTTGGTGTGATGGTTTTCGCCGTCATCGTGATTATTGCCGCGCTGTCGTTTTTCCCTGCATTGGCGCTGGGGCCAATTGCCGAACATTTTTCTTTAAAATAA
- a CDS encoding ATP-grasp domain-containing protein has translation MPKQLYILFCESPLNRNKVDPDFESEFLSATENGFCTLLFNFDELVDNKDAELATKRIKPNGTLTDVVYRGWMLTPDQYSTLYHNLLAKNYRLINNKIEYQNCHYLPDSLKFISAHTPKTIFESASSESFINTLIAEAKAFGSQPIIIKDYVKSEKHHWQTACFVSQASNTAKLKETIDNLIRLRGDYLNEGIVIREFLELSDLTIHSKSGMPLKEEYRLFFCHKKLIGIYNYWEEGEYLASKPDTEGFEVLAQGITSNFFSMDIARQKNGNLIIIELGDGQVSGIPDHTDQNEFYKNLWSCLP, from the coding sequence ATGCCAAAACAGTTATACATATTATTCTGCGAAAGCCCCTTGAATAGAAACAAGGTTGATCCTGATTTTGAAAGCGAATTTTTGAGTGCAACAGAAAATGGTTTCTGTACTTTGTTGTTCAATTTTGATGAACTGGTAGATAACAAAGATGCTGAATTGGCAACAAAAAGAATTAAGCCCAATGGTACACTCACGGATGTAGTTTACCGGGGATGGATGCTTACACCAGACCAGTATTCCACACTTTATCATAACCTGCTGGCTAAAAACTACAGGTTGATTAACAATAAAATCGAATATCAAAACTGCCATTACTTACCTGATAGTCTGAAATTTATTTCGGCCCATACACCAAAAACAATTTTCGAAAGCGCATCCAGTGAATCATTCATCAATACGCTAATAGCAGAAGCAAAAGCGTTTGGCAGCCAGCCCATTATTATTAAAGATTACGTAAAATCCGAGAAACACCATTGGCAAACAGCCTGCTTTGTAAGCCAGGCTTCGAATACAGCGAAGCTTAAAGAAACTATTGATAATTTAATTCGCCTCCGCGGAGATTACCTGAATGAGGGTATTGTGATTAGGGAATTTTTAGAACTTAGTGATCTCACTATTCATTCTAAAAGCGGCATGCCTTTAAAAGAAGAATATCGCTTATTTTTTTGTCATAAAAAATTGATCGGCATCTACAATTATTGGGAAGAAGGCGAGTACCTTGCTTCAAAACCTGACACCGAAGGTTTTGAAGTTTTAGCGCAGGGCATTACCAGCAATTTCTTCAGTATGGATATTGCCAGGCAAAAAAACGGGAATCTGATTATCATTGAGCTGGGCGATGGACAGGTTTCTGGCATACCTGATCATACCGATCAAAATGAGTTTTATAAAAACCTTTGGAGTTGCCTGCCGTAA